The window ATCCAGGGACGATACTATCTGCGCCTGACCACGAACGATCAAGCCGGCGTGCTGGGAAAGGTCTGCACGATCCTCGGCGAGCACGGCGTCAGCATTGCCTCGTGCCTTCAGCGCGATCCGCATGGACAAGAACATGTCCATGTGGTTATGATGACGCACGAGACGTCCGAGGCGGCGTTGCGCAACGCGCTCGGCCGAATCGAAAAACTGGATTGCATCAAGGAATCCACGCACGTGTTGCGCGTGCTGGAATAAGGCCGGGAGGTTATCGTGCATGCTGAACAGGGGCGTCATCGAACGTTATCGCGCACACATGCCCGTCAGGGCAACGACGCGCATTATCACGCTCAATGAAGGTTCGACGCCTCTCATCCCGGCGCCCGGTCTTGCCAAGGCAATTCACCCGCGGCTCGAGATCCTGTTGAAATACGAGGGACTGAACCCAACCGGATCGTTCAAGGATCGCGGCATGACGATGGCCATCACGAAGGCGGTCGAGGACGGTTTCCAGGGCGTCATCTGCGCCTCGACCGGCAACACGTCGGCCTCGGCGGCGGCGTACGCGGCACGGGCGGGCATCAAGTGCATCGTGCTGATTCCGGAGGGTAAAATCGCGCTGGGCAAACTGTCGCAGGCGATGATTCACGGCGCGCGCGTCGTCCAGATCAAGGGCAATTTCGACAACGCGCTCCAGTTGGTTCGTTCGATCGCGTCGGCACATGCCATCGCGCTCGTAAACAGCGTCAACCCGTTTCGAATCGAAGGCCAGAAATCCGGCGCGTTCGAGATTGTGGACGACCTCGACGGCTATGCGCCGGATTGCCATGCGCTCCCGGTCGGCAACGCCGGCAATATCTCGGCATACTGGAAGGGCTACAAGGAATACTTCGCGGCGGGCAAGGCCAAGAACAGGCCCAAAATGCTCGGGTTCCAAGCCGCCGGCGCCGCGCCGATCGTCCTGGGCAAGCCCGTCGAGGATCCCCAAACGTTTGCAACGGCGATCCGGATTGGAAATCCGGCGAGTTGGAAAACCGCCGTTGAGGCCCGCGACGAATCCGGCGGCGTCATCGGCATGGTCACCGACCACCAGATCCGCGAAGCCTACAAGATGCTCGCGGCGACCGAAGGCGTCTTCGCCGAACCGGCCAGCGCGGCCAGCATCGCCGGTCTGATCAAACTCGCGCAAAACGGTTATTTCGATGCGATGAAGCCGATTGTCGGCGACCGCATCCGCGTGGCGTGCGTGCTGACCGGCCACGGACTCAAGGATCCTGACAGCGCGATCAAGGCCGCCGCGGAAACCGTCACGGTCGAACCCACGGAAGAAGCGGTCCTGGAAGCCATCGGCATCGGCGAACCCTCACTTGCGGGAGTGTAGGCGCCTGCCCGATCGGGAGAATCCGACCGATCAGTCGGATAGGACCGATCGGGATGCATCGCTTCCCGCTTCACTCTGCGATGGACAAGACATTCGATATCATCCGCTTGCCTGGATACGTTCCCTACGCGGACGCCCTTCGCCTGCAATACGAACGCCGTGCGGCGGTGGAGGCCGGCCAGGCGCTCAACGCGATCTTCCTGCTCGAACATGCCCCCGTCATCACCTTGGGCCGAAGCGCTCATGCGGAAAACCTCCTGCTCTCGAGAGAGGAATTGCTGCGCCGAGGCATCGCGGTGCATGATACGGATCGCGGCGGCGACGTCACTTATCACGGCCCCGGACAGATGGTCGCCTATCCCATTCTGAACCTCACGATCTGGAACCTGGCCATCTGGCCGTATTTGCGCTCGCTGGAAGACGTGCTGATCCGCCAACTTACCCGCTACGGTCTCGACGCGGGCCGCATGGAAGGGCTGACCGGCGTGTGGGTGAACGGCGCGAAAGTCGCGGCCATCGGAATCGGCGTTCACCATACGGTAACGTTCCACGGCGTCGCTCTGAACGTCAATCCGGACATGGAACACTTCCGCTACATCGTTCCGTGCGGCATCGGCGACAAGCCCGTCGCATCGCTGGCTTCGCTTTTGCCGGCAACGCCGTCCATGGATCAAGCGATGGACGACTTCGTTGACGCCTTCGCGGACGTGTTTCAAGCCCGCGCTCGCCGGTAAGATTCCCTGCAAATTTATCCCAAACCCAAAATCCTTTTTCCGTACGAGGGGAACCGCGATCCCGGTTTTCGATACAATTTCGATTCGGTGTCTGGAAAGCGAGTTGTATGGCGCGAGTGCTGATACTGTTTGCGGGAATTGTGGCGGTTCTGGCAGGTTTGCATTCCCTGACCGGCATGCCGCCGCGTTCAACCGCGGGCAAGACCGTTATCACGTTCTGGCAGCCGTGGCCGGGCGATCAAGGCGATGAACTGCGCCGGCTGATTGCGTTGTTCAATCGCGCCCATCCGTCAATCGAGGTGCGCACACTGTATGTGCCGCACAATCCGGCATCAAACCAGAAATTGTTCCTCTCGATTAGCGCAGGCATTCCGCCGGATTGCACCATCGTGGGCGGTCCGCAAGTTTGCGAATGGGCGGCGCGCGGCGCGCTCGAACCCCTCGATACGCTGATGGCGCGTTTCGGGGTTCGTAACGGGGATTACTGGGAACCATGCGCCCGGCAGTGTCAATTCCGCGGGAAAACCTATGGATTGACCTATTGCGCCGACCCGAATTTCGCGCTGTTGTGGAACCGGTCCGTTTTCCGGGAGGCGGGGCTGCTGGAGAACGGTCCGCCGAAGACGATTGAGGAACTGGATCGCCTGGCGAGGCAATTGACGCAGCGCGATGCAAAGGGACGCCTCAAGCGCATCGGTTTCATTCCGTGGAGCGTCTTCGGGTTTCCGAACTCGATATTCACATGGGGCTGGGCTTTTGGAGGCGAATTTTACGATGAAAAGCGCGAGCGGCTGGTCTGCGGCGAGAATCCGGGCGTCTTGGAAGCCATGCGCTGGATGAAGTCCTACGCGGACGAATACGGATTCGAGGCCATCAACAGTTTTTCGGAAGGTTTCGGCGATGAGGCGGACAGTCCGTTTATCCGGGGCAAGATTGCCATGGCGGCGGGACACATCTCCAATTTGCGGCTTTTTGAAAAGTATGCGCCCAACCTCGATTATGGCGTGGCGCCTTTTCCCTATCCCGAAAAGATGGGTTCGGATCACAGCGCGTGGGTGGGGGGGTGGTGCGTGGGTATTCCCCGCGGCTCCCGCCATCCGGAAGCCGCGTTTGAATTCATGAAGTGGTTGTGCTCCAGCCCGGAGATGGGCAAATCCATGGTCCAGACCACGGGCCAGTTTCCCGGTTACCGCCACAGTTCCGCCCTGGAACTGGCCGAAGACAACCCACCCATGGCCCTGTTTCTTGACATACTCCGAACCGCACGGCATCAGCGTCCCGTGATGCCCGCCCAGGGCTATTTCATGGGCGTGCTCGATCATGCCGTAAGCGATGTGTTGAACGGACTGAAATCGCCCGAACAAGCCCTCATGGATGCGCAGAACGACACGCAAAAGGAGTTGAACCGGGTGTTGGAACGATTGGAATAACCGAGTATGGTGCGATTCAAGGAACTGGAACGTTTGGGCGTGGCGCTGGCGGTTATGACGGACATAACCGACGGAGATTGCGGAATGCGGGGATCGGATAGTGAAACCTGTCGGGAATCGTTGGCCGCCGATAGCGCGGGGAACAGGATGCGCGTATGCGCCGCGTGCGGAATTCGCCCGGAAGACCTCGTGTGCGGCATGCAGGTTCACGGCACGCAAATCGCCGTGGCCGGTGAAGCCGACCGGGGACGCGGCTTTCGGAAGGGATTGCTGGCGTTTCCGGGAACGGATGGACTCATTACACTTGTAAAGAATTTACCCCTTGCTCTGTTTGTTGCCGACTGTGTGCCGGTCTTCATCGCCGATCCGATTTCCGGTTCGGTTGGCTTGGTGCATGCCGGACGCGAAGGCACGTTGCACGGCATCGCCGCGCTGGCAATCCAGCGTATGATGCAAATTCCGGGCACCCAACCAAGGACCTTCCATGCCCTTATCGGCCCCTCGGCCGGACCCTGCTGCTACGAAGTCGATCCATTGAGGGCCAAGGAATTTGCCGCAGCCGGTCTTCCTGTTCGTGGACGTTATCTGGATCTCTGGCAGGCCAATGCCATACAACTGGCGGGGACGGGCGTGCCTGCTTCGAACATCATGGTTTCGGGTGTGTGCACTATCTGCTCAGGCCGATACCACTCGCATCGCCGGACGGCGGACGGTTCTCGCAATATGGCGCTGATATCGGCATAAATACATACCTGTATGTATTTTAGATTGATTTTTTTATAGGGGGTTGGCCTTTGGGCCGATATGTCAATATTCTGTCGAAACGATGGGAAACTTGCAGTATTGTTGTCAAGAGATAACCGGTTTGTCCGATAGAATGTATGGAAAGCGCATTGGACGGCTAAAGCAAATCGTATCTTGGCTTGGCCCGTTTTATGCGTTGTTTTGTACGCAAAAAACTGGAAAAGAAAAGTGTTGACAGAAAGTCGAATATTTGCTAAGATGTAAAGTGCAAAGACAGGGAGGATAGGCCGTACTGGGTGTGACGGAAGTTGGATTAAGAACGCATAATTGAGGAGTGGGGTAGTTGAAAGGCCAGAGGAGCATGGAAATCATTGCTGTTCAGTAAGCCCAAAAAGGCAGTCGGCATTGATATAGGCGCCCATTGCGTGAAAGCCGTGCAGATGTCGCGTTCGGGCCGCCGCCTGCATGTGGATGGCGCGGGCATGGCGTTGGTGGACCGCAACTTGGTCAATACCGATCCCGTTGCGGCGCACGCAACAGCCGTCCGCGATGCCTTGCGCACGATATTTCTTGCCCAGAGTCTGGTCGTTGGGGCTTTGCCCGGGCAGACCGTGGTGATTCGATATCCACGCTTGCCGGACATGCCGGAAGATCGCATAGGCGCGGCCATTGAAAAAGAGGCATCCCAGCACATTCCATACGATTTGTCGGAAGTTTTTCTCGATTGGAGCCTGCTGGAACGGGTGACCGAGGGCAACGATCGTCTTTTGAAAGTCTTGTTGGTGGCGGCACGCCATGAAGTGATAGATTCGCGCGTTCAGATTGCGTCAGCCGCCGAAATCCAGTACGGCATTCTGTCGGTTGATTCGCTGGCTTTGGCGGATGCGGCGGAATGTTGCGGATTTCTGAAGACCGGCGAGACCGTGGCGTTGGTCAACATCGGCCTTACGTCGGCAAGCATCCATTTTGTGAAGGATGGCGTGTCCAATTTCATACGCGACGTCAACTGGGGGGCGCGCGAGTTCATTCAGGCAATCGTTCGTGCGCGCCGGTGCGATTACGAGCAGGCCGAGAAATTGCTATGCGCGGCTGCGGAGGAATCGGAATCAAAGCCAGAAACGCCGTCGGCTGCGCCCGAAACGGAGGAACCCAAACCGGCATCGAACGCGTCGCTGCTTGATCCCTTTGAGGATGAATTCGAGATGGCGCCGAAAACGCCCGCCCCCGCCGCGCCCTCGCTGGATTCCGACAAACCGGTCCAGGATCTTCTGGCCACACCGCTGAACAAACTGGTCGCCGAACTGCGACGTTCGCTCGATTTCTACGAACATGAATTGTACGAAACGCCCATTGATCGGATGATTCTAAGCGGCGGGGTGGCGCATCTACCGATCGTGCGCCTTACCCTCGAAGAAGAACTGGCCCTCAGTCGGGTGGACGTGGCCAATCCCACGGAGAGCGCGTTGACGTTTGGCAACGGGTCCACCATGGGCGTTCTGTTTGAGCATCCAGCCCAGTTTATGGTCGCCATAGGCTTGGCGGCAAGGGGGATGGCGGAATTATGATTACGATAAATCTTCTTCCCTATCATTTGCGGCCGATCAAGCG of the Candidatus Hydrogenedentota bacterium genome contains:
- the pilM gene encoding type IV pilus assembly protein PilM produces the protein MLFSKPKKAVGIDIGAHCVKAVQMSRSGRRLHVDGAGMALVDRNLVNTDPVAAHATAVRDALRTIFLAQSLVVGALPGQTVVIRYPRLPDMPEDRIGAAIEKEASQHIPYDLSEVFLDWSLLERVTEGNDRLLKVLLVAARHEVIDSRVQIASAAEIQYGILSVDSLALADAAECCGFLKTGETVALVNIGLTSASIHFVKDGVSNFIRDVNWGAREFIQAIVRARRCDYEQAEKLLCAAAEESESKPETPSAAPETEEPKPASNASLLDPFEDEFEMAPKTPAPAAPSLDSDKPVQDLLATPLNKLVAELRRSLDFYEHELYETPIDRMILSGGVAHLPIVRLTLEEELALSRVDVANPTESALTFGNGSTMGVLFEHPAQFMVAIGLAARGMAEL
- a CDS encoding ABC transporter substrate-binding protein; the protein is MARVLILFAGIVAVLAGLHSLTGMPPRSTAGKTVITFWQPWPGDQGDELRRLIALFNRAHPSIEVRTLYVPHNPASNQKLFLSISAGIPPDCTIVGGPQVCEWAARGALEPLDTLMARFGVRNGDYWEPCARQCQFRGKTYGLTYCADPNFALLWNRSVFREAGLLENGPPKTIEELDRLARQLTQRDAKGRLKRIGFIPWSVFGFPNSIFTWGWAFGGEFYDEKRERLVCGENPGVLEAMRWMKSYADEYGFEAINSFSEGFGDEADSPFIRGKIAMAAGHISNLRLFEKYAPNLDYGVAPFPYPEKMGSDHSAWVGGWCVGIPRGSRHPEAAFEFMKWLCSSPEMGKSMVQTTGQFPGYRHSSALELAEDNPPMALFLDILRTARHQRPVMPAQGYFMGVLDHAVSDVLNGLKSPEQALMDAQNDTQKELNRVLERLE
- the thrC gene encoding threonine synthase, with amino-acid sequence MLNRGVIERYRAHMPVRATTRIITLNEGSTPLIPAPGLAKAIHPRLEILLKYEGLNPTGSFKDRGMTMAITKAVEDGFQGVICASTGNTSASAAAYAARAGIKCIVLIPEGKIALGKLSQAMIHGARVVQIKGNFDNALQLVRSIASAHAIALVNSVNPFRIEGQKSGAFEIVDDLDGYAPDCHALPVGNAGNISAYWKGYKEYFAAGKAKNRPKMLGFQAAGAAPIVLGKPVEDPQTFATAIRIGNPASWKTAVEARDESGGVIGMVTDHQIREAYKMLAATEGVFAEPASAASIAGLIKLAQNGYFDAMKPIVGDRIRVACVLTGHGLKDPDSAIKAAAETVTVEPTEEAVLEAIGIGEPSLAGV
- the lipB gene encoding lipoyl(octanoyl) transferase LipB translates to MHRFPLHSAMDKTFDIIRLPGYVPYADALRLQYERRAAVEAGQALNAIFLLEHAPVITLGRSAHAENLLLSREELLRRGIAVHDTDRGGDVTYHGPGQMVAYPILNLTIWNLAIWPYLRSLEDVLIRQLTRYGLDAGRMEGLTGVWVNGAKVAAIGIGVHHTVTFHGVALNVNPDMEHFRYIVPCGIGDKPVASLASLLPATPSMDQAMDDFVDAFADVFQARARR
- a CDS encoding polyphenol oxidase family protein, which produces MVRFKELERLGVALAVMTDITDGDCGMRGSDSETCRESLAADSAGNRMRVCAACGIRPEDLVCGMQVHGTQIAVAGEADRGRGFRKGLLAFPGTDGLITLVKNLPLALFVADCVPVFIADPISGSVGLVHAGREGTLHGIAALAIQRMMQIPGTQPRTFHALIGPSAGPCCYEVDPLRAKEFAAAGLPVRGRYLDLWQANAIQLAGTGVPASNIMVSGVCTICSGRYHSHRRTADGSRNMALISA